A genomic window from Micromonospora sp. WMMA1947 includes:
- a CDS encoding amino acid ABC transporter permease has translation MSVDTSGRARPEPIKAVPVRHPGRWAGVAVIAVLVAMFVHMLVTNSAFQWSFMVDEMFRPPIIEGLRGTILLLITSMVIGIGLGIVIAIMRLSPNPVLRGVAWVYTWFFRAVPRLVLAILFGNLGILWSRLEFGLPFDRQIGALFGLHDFEARLFGFSAVDILTGFVAGMLALGLSEAAYMAEIVRAGIQSVDEGQTEAAQALGMSRAQILRRIVLPQAMRVIIPPTGNETIAMLKDTSLVAFVPVSMELFFQLKAVGSRTFQPFPMYVAATLWYLLLTSVLLVGQYYLERHYSKGVGRSGRARQRLRGLAAESGGTTSGTAES, from the coding sequence CGGTGTGGCGGTCATCGCCGTGCTGGTCGCGATGTTCGTGCACATGCTGGTCACGAACTCCGCGTTCCAGTGGTCGTTCATGGTGGACGAGATGTTCCGCCCGCCGATCATCGAAGGACTGCGCGGCACCATCCTGCTGCTGATCACGTCGATGGTGATCGGCATCGGCCTGGGCATCGTCATCGCGATCATGCGGCTGTCGCCCAACCCGGTGCTGCGCGGCGTGGCCTGGGTCTACACCTGGTTCTTCCGTGCGGTCCCGCGGCTGGTGCTGGCGATCCTCTTCGGCAACCTCGGCATCCTCTGGTCGCGCCTGGAGTTCGGTCTGCCGTTCGACAGGCAGATCGGCGCCCTGTTCGGGTTGCACGACTTCGAGGCCCGCCTGTTCGGGTTCAGCGCGGTGGACATCCTGACCGGCTTCGTCGCCGGCATGCTGGCGCTGGGTCTGTCCGAGGCCGCGTACATGGCCGAGATCGTCCGGGCCGGCATCCAGTCGGTGGACGAGGGGCAGACCGAGGCGGCTCAGGCGCTGGGCATGAGCCGGGCGCAGATCCTGCGGCGGATCGTGCTGCCGCAGGCGATGCGGGTGATCATCCCGCCGACCGGCAACGAGACCATCGCGATGCTCAAGGACACCTCGCTGGTGGCCTTCGTGCCGGTGTCGATGGAGCTGTTCTTCCAGCTCAAGGCCGTCGGTTCCCGGACCTTCCAGCCCTTCCCGATGTACGTCGCCGCGACGCTGTGGTACCTGCTTCTGACCAGCGTCCTGCTGGTGGGGCAGTACTACCTGGAGCGGCACTACTCCAAGGGTGTCGGACGCAGCGGGCGGGCTCGGCAGCGGCTCCGGGGTCTGGCCGCCGAGAGCGGCGGCACCACGAGTGGGACGGCGGAATCATGA